AGGGTAAGAATAATGACAAAATAGCACTGATAAAAAATGTAAGTAGCCACCATTCCATAGTGATTAATGTCCATTTAGCCATGTAAAGTTAAGTAAATTCTATGCCGAAAAAACTGATTCAACGTTTAATGCCAGATCATCAGAAAATCAAAAATAATAAACATTTGAAAATTTTCGGTGCGTTATTGCATAATGCCAATTTGTGGTACCTAAACCGCCGTTCAGTCAGCAAAGCATTTGCTATAGGGTTATTTTTTGCCTTTATGCCAGTGCCATTTCAAATGGTTTTAGCGGCTGGCTTTGCAATTATAGTACATGCAAATCTACCTTTATCCATTGCCCTTTGTTGGATCACTAACCCATTGACTATGCCTGCAATTTTTTATTTTTGCTATGTCGTCGGTACATGGATCATTGGTGTGCCAACCAGAAAATTTGCTTTCGAGGCGAGTTGGCAATGGTTAGTTGAGAGTATTTCAACTATCGGCCCTGCATTTATTGTCGGTTGTGCTGTACTTGGAATTATATTTTCTATTTTAGGCTATTTATCAATAAATACCATTTGGCGCTATTCAGTGGCAAAAGAATGGAAAAAGCGTCAATTGCGAAGACGTTAAAAACATTTTAGTTTAGATCAAAAACACTTATCTTTATTAACATAAAAAAATCAGACTTTCGTCTGATTTTTTTGTTTTATCTACGTCGCTATTTTTATTTTAACGATGAGCAATTCAATAGATTAATTTTATGCCTGTCCTAGCACTTGTGCAGGTTCAACTTTAGTT
The Colwellia sp. Arc7-D genome window above contains:
- a CDS encoding DUF2062 domain-containing protein codes for the protein MPKKLIQRLMPDHQKIKNNKHLKIFGALLHNANLWYLNRRSVSKAFAIGLFFAFMPVPFQMVLAAGFAIIVHANLPLSIALCWITNPLTMPAIFYFCYVVGTWIIGVPTRKFAFEASWQWLVESISTIGPAFIVGCAVLGIIFSILGYLSINTIWRYSVAKEWKKRQLRRR